A genomic region of Papaver somniferum cultivar HN1 chromosome 7, ASM357369v1, whole genome shotgun sequence contains the following coding sequences:
- the LOC113293944 gene encoding formin-like protein 20, whose translation MEGEEGGDMPPFWLNNISTSNFNNRNRRRSSSASNFLTNSGFLIIILTIIALFLIFIVVPSFLSFTSQYVKPHLVKKNWDSLNIVLVFFAIICGFLSRRTADDIPASASGNGFSSLSSERVLAEEDEPIQQLHHQNHLRYRPMEADQPWIGYSNVNPMMYSSMDNLSNLSSASSNVTGGMRRNSSSYPDLRQESLWNPEPESRRFYDDINIDGYQYGGELNYLHRRHPSDPIPAPEPTEYRYGESNYLLHHNSASVPARVPESDDTKYFRDIKTIPVDTFVVRQQEVSLPEPPPVAEPTEKPPPQRSPEKTPLSPEKPPQPPRPSTAAETRRKERAERRAFRSIERREKPVEEKKDLETEKVQTQPLIPPPSPPPPPPPQPAEPSKSEQKSAKSERKRSTSAAKEIKNTFTSLYNQRKNKKKNKQKSKESFDDMFHQMFEEPASQSYVGPPPSPPPPPPPPPPPSSVFHQLFKKSSKTKKIHSDSVPPPAPPPPPAKPSRSSKRRVQNQDPSPPTPEITPQPVQSPPKRESSRRKKPSTAGKPPLPTSRSSNAYFPSDELYPNSGNQSPLIPMPPPPPPPPFKMSAMKFVVRGDFVRIRSRTSGNGSTESLDEAPSAQESPMDTPISTPRIMDNATDGESSIPSSPFCPSPDVDYKADSFIARFRAGLKNEI comes from the coding sequence atggaaggagaagaaggtgGAGATATGCCACCATTCTGGCTAAATAACATCTCAacttcaaatttcaacaaccgtaaCCGGCGGCGATCTTCGTCGGCGTCGAATTTCCTTACGAATTCGGGGTTTTTAATCATAATTTTGACAATTATAGCACTGTTTCTAATCTTCATCGTAGTTCCATCATTTCTTTCATTCACTTCTCAATACGTAAAGCCCCATTTGGTGAAGAAAAATTGGGATAGTCTGAATATTGTTTTGGTGTTCTTTGCTATAATTTGTGGGTTTCTCAGTAGAAGAACTGCCGATGATATCCCGGCATCCGCTTCTGGCAATGGGTTTTCGAGTTTGTCGTCGGAGCGGGTATTGGCGGAGGAGGATGAGCCAATTCAACAACTACACCACCAAAATCATCTCCGGTATCGGCCTATGGAGGCGGATCAACCGTGGATTGGATACTCTAATGTAAATCCGATGATGTACAGTTCAATGGATAATCTGAGTAATTTATCATCTGCTTCTAGTAATGTCACGGGAGGAATGAGGAGGAATAGTAGTTCATATCCTGATCTCCGGCAAGAATCATTGTGGAATCCGGAACCGGAGAGCCGAAGATTTTACGACGATATCAATATAGATGGATATCAGTATGGAGGTGAGCTAAATTATCTTCATCGACGTCACCCATCAGATCCAATTCCCGCTCCGGAGCCAACTGAGTATCGATATGGTGAATCAAATTATCTTCTTCACCACAATTCAGCTTCTGTTCCGGCAAGAGTGCCGGAATCTGACGATACTAAATACTTCAGAGATATAAAAACTATACCTGTGGATACATTTGTGGTTCGTCAACAAGAAGTCTCATTACCGGAACCACCACCAGTAGCAGAACCAACAGAAAAACCACCACCACAACGATCGCCAGAAAAAACACCACTATCGCCTGAGAAACCACCGCAACCGCCACGACCATCCACGGCGGCGGAGACTAGAAGAAAAGAACGAGCAGAGAGACGAGCATTTCGGTCTATCGAACGTAGAGAGAAACCGgttgaagaaaagaaagatttggaAACTGAAAAGGTTCAAACACAACCTTTAAttccaccaccatctccacctccaccaccaccaccacaaccagcgGAACCGTCGAAATCAGAGCAGAAGAGTGCTAAAAGTGAAAGAAAAAGAAGTACTAGTGCAGCAAAAGAGATAAAGAACACTTTTACTTCACTATACAATCaaagaaagaacaagaaaaagaacaaaCAGAAGAGTAAAGAAAGTTTTGACGATAtgttccatcaaatgtttgaagAACCAGCATCTCAATCTTATGTGGGTCCACCACCATCTCCGCCACCTCCGCCACCACCTCCCCCACCTCCTTCATCAGTTTTTCATCAACTATTCAAAAAGAGCAGCAAAACAAAGAAAATCCATTCCGACTCTGTCCCACCACCTGCACCTCCACCACCTCCAGCAAAACCATCTCGTTCCTCCAAAAGAAGAGTTCAAAATCAAGACCCATCTCCACCAACGCCAGAAATCACCCCGCAGCCAGTCCAGTCACCGCCAAAACGAGAATCATCTCGGCGCAAAAAACCCTCCACAGCGGGTAAACCACCGTTGCCAACATCCAGAAGTTCAAATGCTTATTTCCCAAGTGATGAATTATATCCCAACAGTGGCAACCAATCCCCATTAATTCCAATGccgccacctccaccaccaccgccattcAAAATGTCAGCAATGAAGTTCGTTGTTCGCGGCGACTTCGTCAGAATCCGAAGCCGGACTTCTGGTAACGGGTCAACTGAATCGTTAGATGAAGCACCATCAGCTCAAGAATCACCAATGGATACACCGATTAGTACACCAAGGATTATGGATAATGCTACTGACGGAGAATCATCAATTCCTTCATCGCCATTCTGTCCAAGTCCTGATGTTGATTACAAAGCTGACAGTTTCATTGCTAGATTTAGAGCTGGATTGAAAAATGAGATTTAA